A stretch of Methanosphaerula palustris E1-9c DNA encodes these proteins:
- a CDS encoding transcriptional regulator: MVQDRLFQKAISVLLIAGYEVSERCAIRPRSFDLIAEKGGLLLIIKVSSPIDNVSEEIARDLDLIAGHLEGSPLIIGGRARDTDLERGAVYLRYGIIAINPETLYDYLVDGIPPLVYASPGGLYVNINGDVLRGLREQRNMSLGDLGAVLGVSRRTISKYESGMGTTLEIAIKIEEVFDSGVIESIDLLKYTSHFANKPQERLPVQALAVLERIGLELHALRRAPFQALATFEGEMILTGYGTAQKVVKRAGLIGNLSAITHTHAMCVAIDGSIRKKVGQTLIIGEEELHDIEDGEELIELFD; the protein is encoded by the coding sequence ATGGTGCAGGATCGGCTCTTCCAGAAGGCGATCAGCGTGCTGCTGATCGCCGGTTATGAGGTCTCGGAACGATGTGCGATACGTCCACGTAGTTTTGACCTCATCGCTGAGAAGGGCGGCCTGCTGCTGATCATCAAGGTCTCGTCCCCGATCGATAATGTCTCTGAAGAGATCGCAAGGGACCTCGACCTGATTGCCGGTCATCTCGAAGGTTCTCCGTTGATCATCGGCGGCCGGGCTCGGGATACGGATCTTGAGCGGGGTGCGGTCTACCTGCGGTACGGGATCATCGCCATCAACCCCGAGACCCTGTACGACTACTTGGTCGACGGGATCCCGCCGCTGGTCTACGCCTCTCCAGGGGGGCTGTACGTGAATATCAACGGGGATGTCCTCCGGGGGCTGCGCGAGCAACGGAACATGTCCCTCGGGGATCTGGGTGCGGTGCTCGGTGTCTCGCGGCGGACGATCAGCAAGTACGAGAGCGGGATGGGGACCACGCTCGAGATCGCCATCAAGATCGAGGAGGTCTTTGACTCGGGGGTGATTGAGTCGATCGACCTGTTGAAGTACACCTCCCACTTTGCAAATAAGCCACAGGAACGGCTCCCTGTCCAGGCACTGGCCGTGCTCGAGCGGATCGGGCTCGAGCTGCATGCGCTCCGGCGTGCACCGTTTCAGGCGCTGGCCACCTTTGAAGGGGAGATGATCCTGACCGGGTACGGTACGGCGCAGAAGGTGGTCAAGCGCGCCGGTCTGATCGGAAATCTCTCTGCGATCACGCATACGCACGCGATGTGCGTGGCGATCGATGGTTCGATCCGGAAGAAGGTCGGGCAGACGCTGATTATCGGCGAGGAGGAACTTCATGACATCGAGGACGGCGAGGAACTGATTGAACTCTTCGATTAG
- the thsA gene encoding thermosome subunit alpha, with translation MSQQLAGQPIFILKEGSSRTRGRDAQGNNINAAKAVANAVRTTLGPKGMDKMLVDTIGDVVITNDGVTILKEMDIEHPAAKMMVEVAKTQDDEVGDGTTTAVVIAGELLKRAEDLLDQDVHPTVIAHGYRMAAEKAQEILAEIAIPVKATDLAMLKKISETAMTGKGAEAAKDKLCDLVVRAVTMVAEEDGTVDKDNIKVEKKVGGSIQDSEIIEGMLIDKERVHPGMPKKVVGAKILLLNAAVEFKKTEVDAEINITSPDQLQSFLDEEERMIRTIVEKIIASGANVLFCQKGIDDIAQHYLAKAKIFGVRRVKKSDMEKLARATGATMVSSIDAISKDELGTAGLIEEKKVSGEEMIFVTECSNPKAVSIIVRGGTEHVVDELERAMEDAIRVVSVVIEDKKLVAGGGSPETELSQRLKIYASSVGGRAQLAIEAFASALEIIPRTLAENAGLDPIDMLVELRAAHEKGQKTAGLDVYEGKAGDMLAAGVIEPLRVKTQAISSAAEAAVMILRIDDVIASSKSAAPEGMPPGGMGGMPPGMGGMGGMDY, from the coding sequence TTGTCTCAACAGCTTGCAGGACAGCCAATCTTTATTCTTAAGGAAGGGAGTTCACGGACTCGTGGACGCGACGCGCAGGGGAACAACATCAATGCAGCCAAGGCTGTTGCGAATGCAGTCAGGACCACGCTCGGACCAAAGGGCATGGACAAGATGCTCGTCGACACCATCGGTGATGTCGTAATCACCAATGACGGTGTCACAATTCTCAAGGAGATGGACATCGAGCACCCGGCCGCAAAGATGATGGTCGAGGTCGCTAAGACCCAGGACGATGAAGTCGGTGACGGAACCACGACCGCTGTCGTGATCGCCGGCGAACTCTTAAAGCGTGCAGAAGACCTTCTTGACCAGGACGTTCACCCAACCGTGATCGCTCACGGATACCGGATGGCAGCAGAGAAGGCTCAGGAGATCCTCGCCGAGATTGCGATCCCGGTGAAGGCCACTGACCTCGCAATGCTGAAGAAGATCTCAGAGACCGCGATGACCGGCAAGGGTGCAGAGGCTGCCAAGGACAAGCTCTGCGACCTGGTCGTCAGGGCAGTCACGATGGTCGCCGAAGAGGATGGCACTGTCGACAAGGACAACATCAAGGTGGAGAAGAAGGTCGGCGGTTCGATCCAGGACTCCGAGATCATCGAGGGGATGCTGATCGACAAGGAACGCGTCCACCCAGGGATGCCAAAGAAGGTCGTCGGCGCGAAGATTCTGCTCTTAAATGCAGCGGTCGAGTTCAAGAAGACCGAAGTCGATGCTGAGATCAACATCACGAGCCCAGACCAGCTCCAGTCATTCCTCGACGAGGAAGAGCGGATGATCCGGACCATCGTCGAGAAGATCATCGCCAGCGGCGCGAACGTCCTCTTCTGTCAGAAGGGTATCGACGACATTGCCCAGCACTACCTTGCGAAGGCAAAGATCTTCGGGGTCCGCCGTGTAAAGAAGAGCGACATGGAGAAGCTGGCCCGTGCGACCGGTGCCACCATGGTCTCTTCGATCGACGCGATCAGCAAGGACGAGCTCGGCACTGCAGGGCTCATCGAGGAGAAGAAGGTCTCCGGCGAAGAGATGATCTTCGTCACCGAGTGCTCCAACCCCAAGGCGGTCTCGATCATCGTCCGCGGTGGGACCGAGCACGTCGTCGACGAGCTCGAGCGTGCGATGGAGGATGCTATCAGGGTCGTCTCCGTCGTCATCGAGGACAAGAAGCTGGTCGCCGGCGGCGGTTCACCAGAGACCGAGCTCTCCCAGCGCCTGAAGATCTATGCGTCCAGCGTCGGTGGCCGCGCACAGCTCGCCATCGAAGCCTTCGCCAGCGCCCTTGAGATCATCCCGAGGACCCTTGCGGAGAATGCAGGGCTCGACCCCATCGATATGCTCGTCGAGCTCCGTGCAGCCCATGAGAAGGGACAGAAGACCGCAGGTCTCGATGTCTACGAAGGCAAGGCAGGGGACATGCTGGCAGCAGGGGTCATCGAGCCGCTGCGGGTCAAGACCCAGGCCATCTCCAGCGCTGCAGAGGCAGCTGTGATGATCCTCAGAATCGACGATGTCATCGCATCGTCCAAGTCAGCAGCCCCAGAAGGCATGCCACCAGGTGGAATGGGCGGCATGCCACCGGGTATGGGCGGTATGGGTGGCATGGACTACTGA